A window of the Linepithema humile isolate Giens D197 chromosome 4, Lhum_UNIL_v1.0, whole genome shotgun sequence genome harbors these coding sequences:
- the LOC105674991 gene encoding ferritin-1 heavy chain — translation MSLVRQNFHEECEDALNKQINLELYASYVYLSMAYYFDRSDVALSGLYKYFMKASDEERGHAMKLLTYQNKRGGDIVLTDIQAPTRRNWNNAKDAMTEALQLEKKVNQNLLELHGIASTHNDANFMDYLENEFLQEQVDAIKEIADHVTNLERVGEGLGVFIFDKELNELND, via the exons ATGAGTCTGGTGCGACAAAACTTTCACGAGGAATGCGAGGACGCGCTCAACAAGCAAATCAATCTGGAATTGTACGCCAGTTACGTCTACTTGTCTATG GCATACTACTTTGACAGAAGCGACGTCGCGTTATCAGGTCTCTACAAGTATTTCATGAAAGCTTCAGACGAAGAACGTGGTCACGCAATGAAGCTGTTGACTTATCAGAACAAGAGAGGTGGTGATATTGTGCTGACAGACATCCAGGCACCAACGAGAAGGAACTGGAACAATGCGAAGGATGCTATGACAGAAGCTCTGCAGCTTGAGAAGAAAGTGAATCAG AACCTACTCGAGTTACATGGAATCGCTTCAACGCACAACGATGCAAATTTCATGGATTATctggaaaatgaatttttacaaGAGCAAGTGGACGCAATAAAAGAAATCGCTGATCATGTAACGAATTTGGAGAGAGTCGGGGAAGGTCTGggcgtttttatttttgacaaggAGTTGAACGAGTTGAACGATTGA
- the LOC105675043 gene encoding tetratricopeptide repeat protein 17: MTWNNVCCRIITVFAVILEISATKHWYVTENGRIQPQHDSVFDMRRPYDLLAFLEQEKRKETANAIYKKISRKEVSINNQFVGLGMTDADSSNSDCFLWDKSLGDVDVHASIVIDHRARDEIDQNDYMLYNVAANNKQTVPDCQSTFPLDFSIYTFEHLKAMQNRKNLTHKEELSLMTYLPPNTNLNQFGHQLAYSLSRNKTSWIYFNLASIYWRIKGNTYNALECSRRAIVCAPRRYRDIPLLTTAGILHAAKYSGEAAIVLHAAIDHNPTESYHHLVLGHIYTSLGDFDRSAACYDNCLKLAPDTVEAKQMKYAILCHRLLETTLLLFDQRLQNVLSEIHAYYDWKEEWLKLYEHMLWEQNIKSTTREIKLAFAREHNLHLLAINPVEKSIHHIDNNIVLSYMDLGDRKKIAENMLQNVHLSLHLLKNLQKQVNEHSNHVTKDIMTELNVEYSQLFVSPTKSPKYHNVEIKKGNEDFEADYWPKISDCDGSMLMFGDGKQYLPIYLPPENKGYATHLFVNELIDIEPWKKHPLPWYPPTCQSPKSFNKKYITPALLDATVQQHSSDASLKPFLHNLVQTADFAEIGQRILTAIKAKVTAPWVLSMLASLHWRIVGKPRLALDCLQLALDNVPKEFKDVPLVSIASIHHKVGLIDEALRITNEALQVNAVEPMTNFLFGILLNVKGNYTGAIYYLKQALRMDLHLHDGRALMLLKTLACREKFNVITGNHAGCEKQGINLHKDSTNLPSVLLTKYNLQASDTFLRKRQVKNCKHIKYTSAKPEETGTNCWSNRKIALLDMPNYNKKENVHQGLIHSLLLPNSATELHEPHMAINKISDDDMLYSWMFSQMSDNQKESYYPSKDECDELKYEDWAASLFVFHKFIRRNMTIEDEIESLDDEMPILQPICDKDNSGMNRVTEVVQFSQTLQYKAELDMAERLMMISGTQSDTLQGLGTKIAFALQKHYASWTLAIAASFYWRVIGDSRKALDCMWQSLENTPKDMQDILLVNLASLLSSQNYFHEALEVAQIALSIGPDFIINHYVLANLHAVLGDFETAANFYKSSLELDPNFEPAITRLRVILCFLLFDDKRSAMSEILRNIL; the protein is encoded by the exons ATGACCTGGAACAACGTGTGCTGCAGGATTATCACGGTGTTTGCGGTAATACTTGAAATCTCAGCTACCAAACACTGGTATGTTACTGAAAATGGAAGAATTCAGCCGCag CATGACAGTGTCTTTGATATGCGTCGACCCTACGATCTCCTAGCCTTTCTGGAACAGGAGAAACGCAAGGAAACAGCCAATGccatatataagaaaatttccaGGAAGGAAGTGTCTATTAACAATCAATTCGTAGGCTTAGGCATGACAGATGCAGACAGTTCAAATTCTGATTGTTTTTTATGGGACAAGTCATTGGGTGATGTCGATGTACACGCTAGCATAGTAATTGATCATAGAGCCAGAGATGAAATAGA CCAGAATGATTATATGTTATACAATGTAGCTGCTAACAATAAACAAACAGTTCCAGATTGTCAAAGTACATTTCCATTAGATTTtagtatatatacatttgaacATCTTAAA GCGATGCAGAATCGAAAAAATCTTACGCATAAAGAAGAACTCAGCTTAATGACGTATCTACCACCAAATACTAATCTCAATCAATTTGGTCATCAGCTCGCCTATAGCTTGTCTCGCAACAAGACCTCctggatatattttaatttagcgtCGATTTATTGGCGGATTAAGGGAAACACTTACAATGCTTTAGAGTGCAGTCGTAGAGCAATTGTGTGTGCTCCAAg GCGATATCGCGATATTCCTCTTCTGACTACTGCTGGCATTTTACACGCTGCGAAATATTCTGGCGAGGCTGCAATTGTTTTACATGCGGCGATAGATCATAATCCGACGGAAAGTTACCATCACCTGGTACTGGGCCATATTTACACATCTCTTGGTGATTTTGACCGGTCCGCAGCGTGCTATgataattgtttgaaattagCACCCGACACTGTAGAAGCTAAACAGATGAAGTATGCCATATTGTGCCATCGTTTGTTGGAAACAACTTTGTTACTATTTGATCA GCGTTTACAGAATGTGTTGTCAGAGATACATGCATATTATGATTGGAAAGAGGAATGGCTTAAGCTCTATGAACATATGCTCTgggaacaaaatattaaatccacTACAAGGGAAATTAAGCTTGCCTTTGCGCGAGAACACAATTTACATTTACTTGCGATAAATCCAGTTGAAAAGTCAATTCatcatattgataataatattgtactaTCTTATATGGATTTAGGAGATAGGAAGAAAATAGCTGAGAACATGTTGCAGAATGTTCATCTCAGTCTCCacttgttgaaaaatttgcagaaacAAGTGAACGAACACAGTAATCATGTCACGAAAG ATATAATGACAGAACTAAATGTGGAATATAGTCAGTTATTTGTCTCACCAACAAAAAGTCCAAAGTATCACAATGTGGAAATCAAAAAAGGAAATGAGGATTTTGAAGCTGACTATTGGCCAAAGATATCGGACTGTGATGGCTCCATGCTAATGTTTGGAGATGGAAAACAATATTTGCCTATTTATTTACCACCTGAGAACAAAGGTTATGC AACACATTTGTTTGTAAATGAATTGATAGATATAGAACCATGGAAGAAGCATCCACTACCATGGTATCCGCCAACATGCCAGTCACCAAAgtcatttaacaaaaaatatattacaccTGCATTACTAGACGCGACTGTGCAACAACATTCATCAGATGCGTCTTTGAAACCATTCCTACATAATTTGGTTCAAACTGCAGATTTTGCAGAAATCGGCCAAAGAATTTTGACGGCAATTAAAGcg AAAGTAACTGCTCCATGGGTATTGTCCATGCTGGCATCTTTGCACTGGAGAATAGTGGGGAAACCACGTTTAGCTTTGGATTGTCTTCAATTAGCATTGGATAATGTTCCTAAAGAATTCAAGGATGTACCTTTAGTTAGTATAGCTTCTATACACCACAAAGTTGGGTTAATTGATGAGGCTTTAAGAATTACAAACGAAGCCTTGCAAGTTAATGCTGTAGAG CCAAtgactaattttttatttgggaTATTATTGAATGTAAAAGGAAATTATACAGGAGCTATATATTACTTGAAACAGGCATTAAGAATGGATTTGCACTTACATGATGGTAGGGCTTTGATGTTATTGAAAACATTGGCCTGTCGTGAAAAATTTAACGTTATTACGGGTAATCATGCAG GCTGTGAAAAACAaggaattaatttacataaagaTTCTACGAACCTGCCTTCTGTGTTACTTACTAAGTACAATTTGCAAGCAAGTGATACATTTTTGCGCAAACGACAAGTCAAGAATTGTAAGCATATTAAATACACTTCGGCAAAGCCAGAAGAAACAG gtACAAATTGTTGGAGTAATCGCAAAATTGCATTACTGGACATGCCAAATTacaataagaaagaaaatgtgcATCAAGGTCTGATACATTCATTGCTACTTCCTAACAGTGCAACTGAGCTACACGAACCACATATGgctattaacaaaatttcagACGAT GACATGCTGTATAGCTGGATGTTCAGTCAGATGTCCGACAATCAGAAGGAATCTTACTATCCAAGTAAGGATGAATGCGACGAACTGAAATACGAAGACTGGGCTGCTTCTCtatttgtatttcataaatttatacgaCGAAACATGAC CATCGAAGATGAGATTGAATCACTGGATGATGAAATGCCGATTTTACAGCCGATATGTGACAAGGATAATTCTGGAATGAATCGCGTAACCGAAGTGGTTCAATTCTCACAAACGTTGCAATATAAAGCCGAGCTCGACATGGCTGAGCGGTTGATGATGATTAGTGGAACGCAGAGTGACACTTTGCAAGGACTTGGGACCAAAATTGCGTTTGCTTTACAAAAG CATTATGCTTCTTGGACCTTGGCGATAGCGGCATCATTTTACTGGCGCGTGATAGGCGACAGTCGCAAAGCATTGGATTGCATGTGGCAAAGCCTGGAAAACACTCCAAAGGATATGCAAGACATACTTCTCGTAAATCTGGCGTCTCTGCTTAGCTCGCAGAATTATTTCCATGAGGCCCTCGAAGTCGCTCAGATTGCTCTCTCGATTGGTCCGgactttataataaatcattacGTTCTCGCTAATCTTCATGCTGTTCtg GGCGATTTTGAGACTGCTGCGAACTTCTACAAATCCTCACTTGAACTCGATCCGAATTTTGAGCCGGCTATAACGAGATTACGAGTGATATTATGCTTCTTGTTGTTCGATGACAAAAGATCCGCAATGAGTGAGatattgcgaaatattttgtga